One Malaclemys terrapin pileata isolate rMalTer1 chromosome 21, rMalTer1.hap1, whole genome shotgun sequence DNA window includes the following coding sequences:
- the ISG20L2 gene encoding interferon-stimulated 20 kDa exonuclease-like 2 has product MSDLIINLDLGLQQAPKRGTDSNQKHQRFVKRRRFLERRGFLKQKQLPPPQHHPPKGQVSHQDSRSGERTKKKWLAEDQNSFQTDGLSHQPKTFPKANNHWCFDQPSATTDSGSPLPCFPSGARKVKCRSAKASGTPGNHSAQPLAGVQKASLLSEYDSGLPPVPRPGKPSKVVAIDCEMVGTGPGGRISDLARCSIVSYHGDVVYDKYIRPVDPITDYRTRWSGIKKHHMKNATPFKTAQKEILKLLAGKIVVGHAIHNDFKALKYFHPKSVTRDTSKIPLLNRKAGFPEHESASLKRLTKQLLHKDIQVGKNGHSSVEDAKATMELYRVIEAEWERQLALNPEQE; this is encoded by the exons ATGTCGGATTTGATCATCAACCTGGACTTGGGCCTCCAGCAGGCTCCCAAGAGGGGAACGGACAGCAACCAGAAACACCAGCGCTTTGTGAAACGGCGCCGTTTCCTGGAGAGGAGGGGTTTTCTGAAGCAGAAGCAGCTGCCGCCGCCCCAGCATCATCCCCCCAAAGGCCAGGTCTCCCATCAGGACTCCCGCTCCGGGGAGAGGACCAAGAAGAAGTGGCTCGCCGAGGATCAGAACTCTTTCCAGACAGATGGGCTTTCCCATCAGCCAAAAACCTTCCCCAAGGCAAATAACCATTGGTGCTTTGACCAGCCCAGCGCCACCACGGACTCTGGCTCCCCTCTGCCTTGCTTTCCATCAGGAGCGAGGAAGGTGAAGTGTAGATCAGCAAAGGCCAGTGGGACCCCTGGGAACCACAGCGCCCAGCCCCTCGCTGGCGTGCAGAAAGCCAGCCTGCTGAGCGAGTATGACAGCGGCCTGCCCCCAGTGCCCCGACCGGGCAAGCCCAGCAAAGTGGTGGCCATCGACTGCGAGATGGTGGGCACGGGCCCTGGCGGCCGGATCAGCGACCTGGCCAGGTGCAGCATCGTGAGTTACCATGGCGACGTGGTGTATGACAAGTACATCCGGCCTGTCGACCCCATCACCGATTACCGCACCAGGTGGAGCGGCATCAAAAAACATCACATGAAGAACGCCACCCCGTTCAAAACGGCCCAGAAAGAG ATCCTGAAGCTCCTAGCGGGGAAGATCGTGGTCGGCCACGCCATCCACAACGACTTCAAGGCGCTGAAGTATTTCCACCCGAAATCGGTGACCAGGGACACATCAAAAATCCCGCTGCTGAACCGCAAGGCCGGCTTCCCGGAGCACGAGTCGGCCTCGCTGAAACGCCTCACCAAGCAGCTACTGCACAAAGACATCCAG GTCGGCAAAAACGGCCACTCCTCAGTGGAAGATGCCAAAGCCACCATGGAGCTGTACCGGGTGATCGAAGCCGAGTGGGAGAGGCAGCTGGCGCTGAACCCTGAGCAGGAGTGA
- the METTL25B gene encoding methyltransferase-like protein 25B isoform X1: protein MTGLSGQPLSLEEQKQLAVNITHVLSLYGSIVDSYIIEFFTDNLWGKLPYSWQAVLTDLPSPQLAAVLLEKGKPEEVCYSVVWPLSLLAFKATAHTLAFSRTPRGRGGMSANGRPEEFRENRCQSSKLNPLFRKHVKPKKQHEIRQLGKVVKKLSEITRCDQVVDIGSGQGHLARFLAFGLGLSVTAIEGDGRLVDMATKFDRELVWVLEKEQAQRTKDPVEISLRGPSHVAGWVDPQAPWREFLLPPQPGIDTAHSPMAESGPSPEIGVTYDPPGPRKIIPPTAPCGGGRDGAETGKAGEKGPGGWSCMAAAREERGGTPAPFRSRGRGYVPNGPHPLYRPSRPTAVNPLGPLAEGRLLLTGLHACGDLSVALLRHFTRCPHVVAMTSVACCYMKLTTQEEPTPPGLAAPSPPSTDWPEYGYPLSAWVAGLPGHALSYKAREVACHAVEDYVLRLKSESPVLRTHCYRATLETLIRAADPVKRRLGVQTVNKAHQLAFEEYARLGLQRVGLDPAAPLDRACVDAMLAQQQNVVAFFSLALLLAPLVETLILLDRMIYLQEHGFQCQLIPLFNPSFSPRNLVLVAAKAGLGSALSTLAGED, encoded by the exons ATGACGGGGCTCTCCGGCCAGCCCCTCTCTTTGGAGGAGCAGAAGCAGTTAGCAGTGAACATCACCCATGTCCTCTCTCTCTATGGCTCCATTGTGGACTCATACATCATT GAGTTTTTCACCGATAATCTTTGGGGGAAGCTTCCTTATTCCTGGCAGGCAGTGCTCACCGATCTCCCCTCCCCGCAACTCGCTGCCGTCTTGCTCGAGAAAGGAAAACCGGAGGAAGTTTG TTACAGCGTGGTGTGGCCACTCTCCTTGCTGGCCTTTAAAGCTACAGCGCACACATTGGCTTTCTCCAGAACGCCTCGTGGCAGAGGCGGCATGTCGGCGAACGGGAGGCCAGAGGAGTTCAGGGAGAACCGGTGTCAGAGCTCGAAGCTTAACCCCCTTTTCCGGAAGCACGTCAAGCCGAAAAAGCAGCATGAAATCCGGCAGCTCGGGAAG GTGGTGAAGAAACTGAGCGAGATCACCAGGTGTGACCAGGTGGTAGATATTGGCTCTGGCCAG GGCCATCTCGCTCGCTTTCTGGCCTTCGGTCTGGGTTTGTCCGTCACGGCAATTGAGGGAGACGGACGCCTGGTTGACATGGCGACTAAGTTTGACCGAGAACTGGTGTGGGTGCTGGAGAAGGAGCAAGCGCAACGAACCAAG GATCCAGTGGAGATCTCCCTCCGTGGGCCAAGCCACGTGGCGGGGTGGGTCGACCCCCAAGCACCATGGCGGGAATTCCTCCTCCCGCCGCAGCCAGGAATAGACACAGCTCATTCTCCCATGGCAGAAAGCGGCCCGTCCCCAGAGATCGGTGTCACCTACGACCCGCCAGGGCCACGGAAGAtcattccccccacagccccttgTGGGGGTGGCAGAGATGGGGCAGAGACGGGCAAGGCTGGAGAGAAGGGGCCAGGAGGATGGAGCTGCATGGCTGCTGCAAGAGAGGAGCGGGGGGGAACCCCAGCTCCCTTCAGAAGCAGAGGCCGTGGCTACGTTCCCAACGGGCCTCACCCTCTGTATCGACCGAGCCGCCCAACGGCAGTAAATCCCCTGGGGCCGCTGGCAGAGGGCAGGCTGCTACTAACCGGCCTCCATGCGTGCGGAGACCTCAGCGTAGCCCTGCTCAGACACTTTACCCGCTGCCCCCACGTGGTGGCCATGACCTCGGTGGCCTGCTGCTACATGAAACTCACCACTCAGGAGGAGCCGACCCCTCCTGGCCTCGCTGCACCATCTCCTCCTTCCACCGACTGGCCTGAGTACGGCTACCCCCTGAGCGCCTGGGTGGCCGGCCTGCCGGGCCACGCCCTCTCCTACAAGGCGCGGGAAGTGGCCTGCCACGCCGTGGAGGACTACGTGCTGCGGCTGAAGAGCGAGAGCCCCGTCCTGCGGACTCACTGCTACCGCGCAACGCTGGAGACGCTGATCCGGGCGGCTGATCCCGTGAAGAGACGCCTCGGGGTGCAGACGGTCAACAAGGCCCACCAGCTAGCCTTCGAGGA GTACGCCCGGCTGGGCTTGCAGCGGGTGGGGCTGGACCCCGCCGCCCCTCTGGATCGGGCCTGCGTGGACGCCATGCTGGCCCAGCAACAGAACGTGGTGGCCTTCTTCAGCCTGGCCCTGCTGTTGGCGCCGCTGGTGGAGACCCTCATCCTGCTGGATAGGATGATCTACTTGCAGGAGCACG GCTTCCAGTGCCAGTTGATTCCCCTGTTTAACCCCAGCTTCTCGCCCCGGAACCTAGTGCTGGTGGCGGccaaggctgggctgggctctgcgTTATCCACGCTGGCAGGGGAAGACTGA
- the METTL25B gene encoding methyltransferase-like protein 25B isoform X2, with protein sequence MTGLSGQPLSLEEQKQLAVNITHVLSLYGSIVDSYIIEFFTDNLWGKLPYSWQAVLTDLPSPQLAAVLLEKGKPEEVCVVWPLSLLAFKATAHTLAFSRTPRGRGGMSANGRPEEFRENRCQSSKLNPLFRKHVKPKKQHEIRQLGKVVKKLSEITRCDQVVDIGSGQGHLARFLAFGLGLSVTAIEGDGRLVDMATKFDRELVWVLEKEQAQRTKDPVEISLRGPSHVAGWVDPQAPWREFLLPPQPGIDTAHSPMAESGPSPEIGVTYDPPGPRKIIPPTAPCGGGRDGAETGKAGEKGPGGWSCMAAAREERGGTPAPFRSRGRGYVPNGPHPLYRPSRPTAVNPLGPLAEGRLLLTGLHACGDLSVALLRHFTRCPHVVAMTSVACCYMKLTTQEEPTPPGLAAPSPPSTDWPEYGYPLSAWVAGLPGHALSYKAREVACHAVEDYVLRLKSESPVLRTHCYRATLETLIRAADPVKRRLGVQTVNKAHQLAFEEYARLGLQRVGLDPAAPLDRACVDAMLAQQQNVVAFFSLALLLAPLVETLILLDRMIYLQEHGFQCQLIPLFNPSFSPRNLVLVAAKAGLGSALSTLAGED encoded by the exons ATGACGGGGCTCTCCGGCCAGCCCCTCTCTTTGGAGGAGCAGAAGCAGTTAGCAGTGAACATCACCCATGTCCTCTCTCTCTATGGCTCCATTGTGGACTCATACATCATT GAGTTTTTCACCGATAATCTTTGGGGGAAGCTTCCTTATTCCTGGCAGGCAGTGCTCACCGATCTCCCCTCCCCGCAACTCGCTGCCGTCTTGCTCGAGAAAGGAAAACCGGAGGAAGTTTG CGTGGTGTGGCCACTCTCCTTGCTGGCCTTTAAAGCTACAGCGCACACATTGGCTTTCTCCAGAACGCCTCGTGGCAGAGGCGGCATGTCGGCGAACGGGAGGCCAGAGGAGTTCAGGGAGAACCGGTGTCAGAGCTCGAAGCTTAACCCCCTTTTCCGGAAGCACGTCAAGCCGAAAAAGCAGCATGAAATCCGGCAGCTCGGGAAG GTGGTGAAGAAACTGAGCGAGATCACCAGGTGTGACCAGGTGGTAGATATTGGCTCTGGCCAG GGCCATCTCGCTCGCTTTCTGGCCTTCGGTCTGGGTTTGTCCGTCACGGCAATTGAGGGAGACGGACGCCTGGTTGACATGGCGACTAAGTTTGACCGAGAACTGGTGTGGGTGCTGGAGAAGGAGCAAGCGCAACGAACCAAG GATCCAGTGGAGATCTCCCTCCGTGGGCCAAGCCACGTGGCGGGGTGGGTCGACCCCCAAGCACCATGGCGGGAATTCCTCCTCCCGCCGCAGCCAGGAATAGACACAGCTCATTCTCCCATGGCAGAAAGCGGCCCGTCCCCAGAGATCGGTGTCACCTACGACCCGCCAGGGCCACGGAAGAtcattccccccacagccccttgTGGGGGTGGCAGAGATGGGGCAGAGACGGGCAAGGCTGGAGAGAAGGGGCCAGGAGGATGGAGCTGCATGGCTGCTGCAAGAGAGGAGCGGGGGGGAACCCCAGCTCCCTTCAGAAGCAGAGGCCGTGGCTACGTTCCCAACGGGCCTCACCCTCTGTATCGACCGAGCCGCCCAACGGCAGTAAATCCCCTGGGGCCGCTGGCAGAGGGCAGGCTGCTACTAACCGGCCTCCATGCGTGCGGAGACCTCAGCGTAGCCCTGCTCAGACACTTTACCCGCTGCCCCCACGTGGTGGCCATGACCTCGGTGGCCTGCTGCTACATGAAACTCACCACTCAGGAGGAGCCGACCCCTCCTGGCCTCGCTGCACCATCTCCTCCTTCCACCGACTGGCCTGAGTACGGCTACCCCCTGAGCGCCTGGGTGGCCGGCCTGCCGGGCCACGCCCTCTCCTACAAGGCGCGGGAAGTGGCCTGCCACGCCGTGGAGGACTACGTGCTGCGGCTGAAGAGCGAGAGCCCCGTCCTGCGGACTCACTGCTACCGCGCAACGCTGGAGACGCTGATCCGGGCGGCTGATCCCGTGAAGAGACGCCTCGGGGTGCAGACGGTCAACAAGGCCCACCAGCTAGCCTTCGAGGA GTACGCCCGGCTGGGCTTGCAGCGGGTGGGGCTGGACCCCGCCGCCCCTCTGGATCGGGCCTGCGTGGACGCCATGCTGGCCCAGCAACAGAACGTGGTGGCCTTCTTCAGCCTGGCCCTGCTGTTGGCGCCGCTGGTGGAGACCCTCATCCTGCTGGATAGGATGATCTACTTGCAGGAGCACG GCTTCCAGTGCCAGTTGATTCCCCTGTTTAACCCCAGCTTCTCGCCCCGGAACCTAGTGCTGGTGGCGGccaaggctgggctgggctctgcgTTATCCACGCTGGCAGGGGAAGACTGA